ATTACCACAGTACACAGCTGCAGGTGTAGTTCAGTGCCAACATATTTAATGACTGTTTCTGATCTCTCCCTTATACTATCTTTgtgctttcttttttcctccaaTTCTGATCCACTCCTTCCCatattcttctctttctttctctctgtcttttttttatttctttccccCTTCATTTCTTTCCTCTCAGTGCTGATGGCATGTATGAAGTATCCTTCTACTCCAACGCGGTGGTGTCGCATGACGGCAGCGTCTTCTGGCTTCCCCCGGCCATCTACAAGAGCGCCTGCAAGATCGAGGTCAAACACTTCCCCTTCGACCAGCAGAACTGCACGCTCACCTTCCGTTCGTGGACGTACGACCGCTCGGAGGTGGACCTGGTGCTGCGCACCGACGTGGCCAGCATGGACGACTTCACGCCCAGCGGCGAGTGGGACATCATCGCGCTGCCCGGCCGTCGCAACGAGAACCGCCATCACCCCAACTACGTGGACATCACGTACGACTTCATCATCCGCCGCAAGCCGCTCTTCTACACCATCAACCTCATCATCCCCTGCATACTCATCACCTCGCTGGCCATCCTGGTCTTCTACCTGCCGTCCGATTGTGGCGAGAAGATGACGCTCTGCATCTCCGTGCTGCTGGCGCTCACCGTGTTCCTCCTCCTGATCTCCAAGATCGTGCCACCCACCTCGCTGGACGTGCCGCTGGTGGGCAAGTACCTGATGTTCACCATGGTGCTGGTGACGTTCTCCATCGTGACCAGCGTGTGCGTGCTCAACGTGCACCACCGCTCGCCCACCACGCACACCATGCCGCCGTGGGTCAAGCTGGTGTTCCTCAACAAGCTGCCCACGCTGCTCTTCATGCAGCAGCCGCACAACAGCAGCGAGCGCCAGAAGCTGCGACACCGGCGCCACGCCAACGAGCGACGCCAGGCCGCCGCGACCGCAGGGGGACGGGGTCTGGGGATCTTGGCGGGGCTGGGCCTCGGGATAGACGGGaacggagaaggaggaggaggaggagctgttaCCATGGCGACGGGTGGGTCGACAACGACGAcaacaggaggaggagtagggtTCGGGAAGGAGAATAGCAGCGAGGCATGCACGTGCTACGTCAACCACGCCTCCGTCAAGCAGTTTGGGGGGGAGATAGGAGGAGGGTCTGGGGAGTCACCCGACGGGGTGAACGGACTGAGGGAAGGAGCCGGCAGTCGGGagggaggagtaggaggaggaggaggaagtgccgGTGGAAGTGGAGGAGGTGCGGCACCCCTGCAGACCTCCGTGCTGACGCGGGCcaagccgccgccgccgcccccgCCCGCGGCTCTCACTCAGGCGCTGCTGGGACAGGCGTGCCCGGGGCTGGACGAGGCGGTGGACGGCGTGCGCTTCATCGCAAACCACATGAGGAGCGAGGACGATGACCGCAGCGTGAGTCAgcacccaccacccaccactCACATTTCCAACAATCTCGCtgaaagacaccagttagcgtGTTAGCGAACTTTTAGcggtgccaactgggctgttaaTGATGTttactagttttagaccaaacctTCATAATGCTTCTTTTATTCTAAAAAGTGCTTGACATTCATTCATAAGTATGGGATTATGTTGTAAAGAGCTCCTCCCTCAAAATATGAATGCATATTAATCAATATGTGCATTTTCATCAAACAAATCTCCCTGAGCTCACTTAGCTAAGGCTCAGGGGGATTTGAGCAGGAAGCCCATCCATTTCTGCTTCATGTGGCCTTGACTGTGTGAAATGAGTcgccctcaccccctctctcgcATAACCTTAACCTGCCTTTTTAAAGCGCTCCGATTTCTGTCAAAATAAAACATGTATAAAAAAACGAGACGGAGCGGCATTAAAACTGACCAGAACTCAGTGGAGTGAGCAAGAGGCGTTTCGCAACTTGGCTCTTCAAATATTTACACCCTGCCGGTATCAAGCTCGAGTCATAGCCTTTCTCTAGGGGAACCGTGGCAACCCCTTTGCGAGTTTCATCAGATCTCTTCTGTCCACTGACCCCATCTGCAGCTCCGCGGGGCGGTGGGCTGACAAGCAGAAGGTGtccctcttgttttgtttttgtaatagGGCTAAAACTGGCTGGAGCCGCTTTAACACGGAAGCTAACAGAGCATATTTACTCTGCATTTCCACGTAGCCATTTAACACGGCTTTTTTTGTTGGTCTTTTCAGAGGGGGTTGGCGGTCGAGTACAGGTTTAGTCTTTCCCCACTCCACTGATTGATCCAAACAGGGCCTGATTCAGCAGATCGGAGCCTTTATCATTATCTTAACTCAGTAGACACGCTATATGCAGTCTGTCCCAGGGGACAGGTTTGAAAAACATCGATTTTGTAAATGCTTTTATCCCATGTCAATCACAGTGCAGTGAAGTCACACGCATTTAGAAGTACTTGTGCTCGCTGGAATATGATGGAGGGAGACCAAGAATGATGGGAACATAATAGATGTGATATGGAAAACTTACAAGCCAGAAATTCCCTTTTGCACACTAACCAACCAATGGACAAACAGTGGCGCAGGAAGGTGTCTGGGGTAGGTAGGGCATCTGAATACGTGGGGTGGGCAGCTAAAATCGACATGAATCGACATGTCCAAACCACTACGTCGTCGTGTAAGCTACAATAGCAACTTCACGACCACACTGTGACACACTCAAAACCAAATGATTGTAATTTCATGCAATCAAAACTGTCAAACTGGCTTGCTTAGCAATCgcagacattttacaaaaaaaaaacaatgtgaagGCTGTGACGTTTCCATACCGTTCACACAGAACCTTCAATAGTAGCGCTACAGATTTACCGTTCTGTCACTGTCCACCACTGCAGCGTTAAGAGGGTGTTATTAAGGGCAAGTCTCAGCGGTAAAGATATGGGGCCGGGGGCCCCTCTGCCAGGTGCTTGGGTGACCCTTCAGGAGCCAGGCTGTGACTCTGTGCTCCTGTGTGACACCATTCTGCCTGGGCGCGGAATGGGAAAGAAATTCCTAGAATAAAACTGAACGTGCCTTCCAGCAGGATCTGTCCTggaaagagagcgagcaagacagaaagggagagatgggaaagagaaagggagagggaaacagagggtgaagagagacggagaggggagcgagagagagacagtggggggAGAAGGGTacatggaaagaaagaggaagagaaacggAGTGgggaaaagacacagagaaagattgagagagagagagaaagaaatagagagagcgaaagagagagagagagagagagagtctgatgaCCTTCAGCATGGGTGCATGAATAAGACTTAGTGagttttaaaacaaaaagacattgaGCTTCAGATAATCAGACAGTGACTGCTCGCCTCACAGGCTGGGGTATGCATGGTTTTAGTGGGACAGCAGAGTGCCTGAAAGAGTTATTCAACAtgatcaagacacacacacacacacacacacacacacacgcacacacacacacacatactcacacacacacacacacatacacacacacacacacacacacacacacacacacacacacacacacacacacacacacacacacacacacacacacacacacacacacacacacacacacacacacacacacacacacacgcacacacacacaactggtgtATTTGTGCCATTCAGGAAGTAGTTCAGGGTGCAGTAAAGTTACCAATCCCATAATCCTTTTCTGCAGTATACATGAGATGTCGTTTTCTTTCAGAAGAGACTGATTGTGAGAGCGTCCTCAGATCTCTAAAGAGAAAGTTGGAGAGAGAATCATTTTCTGTGTTCTTTGTAGGATGAGATTACATggcatttgaaaagaaaataatatacAGCGTTAAATAGAGGAAAATAGACTTAGCTCTCAAATGTGTGCaaatttctctgtgtgtcctctcaTTACTGAGATAAGTTCCTCCATGCAGCGTGTATAAGTCTCTCATTACAGAAATAATgagattctctgtgtgtgtgtttgtgtgtatctgcctgtctgtgtgtgtctgcctgtctgtgtgtgtgtttgtgtatgtgtgtgggtgtgtttgtttgtgtgtgtgtgtgtgtatgtgtgtgtgtgtctcattacGCAGTATCATTAataatgagatgtgtgtgtgtgtgtgtgtgtgtgtgtgtgtgtgtgtgtgtgtgtgtgtatctgcctgtatgtgtgtgtctgcctgttggtgtgtgtgtttgtgtgtgggtgtgtttgtttgtatgtgtgtgtgtgtgtctctcattaATACATTAcgaaggcctgtgtgtgtatgcgtatgcgtgtgcACCTTATTAATAGTAATCATTGGAACTGAAGAATCAGCCACCGTCATCATTAATAATGagatgtatatgtttgtgtgtttgtgtgtgtgtgtgtgtgtgtatgtgtgtgtttgttcatatttgcctatatgtgtgcatgtgtgtgttctcagtgatAATGGGTGAAGTTACTCTATGTGTAGTTGAAGAGAGGGGTGTGCACTCATGTGTTGTTCCTGGAAGCCCAGGCCTCTTGCTCCCTGCAGGAGAGATTAACAACTCTCAGTAATTCTGTCCATCAGCCTGACCTGCACTCAGCCTCATCCCTATGGTTACAGCCCTGTTACCATGCCGaccccccttcctctcatcgCCAGGGTTACAGAGCGACTCCCCAGTTGTCTCCCCTCATCAGAGCGCTGTGGCGGAATGGAGTCTCTGCCTATtaacctcctctcacctctctcctgctccccctgcttcctctcctctctctctttctctctctctctctctctctctatctctcttctccctcttttaaTCCCTTTGCTTGTTTTATCaacccttttttcttttcctttatcATCTCATTTTGTTTCATCCTCGCATTTCCCTCATTGTCTCTTCACTGCTCCCCCTTCCAACACACCTCTCCCATCTCCTTTTCTACTCTCTTGTTTTCTTTACACttctttttaaataatttcatATATACCCTTTTCAGGTctctttactcctatcaaaccATACTGTGCCAAATTCTaaccctctatttctctctttctcctttgctctctctctctctgtcttttacccTCCCACTTACAGGTGAGTGAGGACTGGAagtatgttgccatggtgatcgaCCGCCTCTTCCTGTGGATCTTCATTTTTGTGTGCGTTTCCGGCACGGTGGGGATGTTCCTGCAGCCGCTCTACCAGAACACCACAGTCAAAatcctcacccacacacccggCTGACCAATCACGCGCCCCGCCACGCTGATGGACACCGCCTGCCACCAATGGCGTGAAGGGAAGGACAAAGGGGCGGAGGGAGGGGCCAAgcgtgggggtgtgggggagtTCAGACTTTTTGATCTTTTATAAAACCAATAGGCCTGACTGTCAGACACTCAGTGTTGGGTTCATATGCAAACATCTTTCATATGAAAAATGCTTTTGAACAAAAACAAGGGGAAATAAGCAGACAAACAGCTTTTCTGCGATGAACGGAAAAACCTCCCTCCAAtcccctctgtcctcccttTGAGTGACATACGGCACAGGCCAATCAGGGAGAGAGGGCACACTTGTTTACTTTGCTCATCTGGTCAGTCAGACACCAACCAACCACCCAACTGCTGGGGCGCTGCTGAGTTGTGACGGAAGACTcctgattggctcagggggagAGCCCCTCACAAAGActcaatgagaaaaaaaatgtatatattatattttgctTTTAATTTCTCAAATCACTACTTAAAGCAGCCGGCTAAGTATATTTTACAATAGACTGGTACCATATCACACTATTGTGTCTGACGTGTATAGGATCCATATTATTTCTTGGTAGCGCACAGAGGGACAGGATGTCTATAGTGTGGTTTTGATGCAGTATTGTATGATTATATAAAGCAAAACAGGAATGTGATCATTAGTGTACCACACCAATTATAACCCACAGAGCCGCACATCCATGGGCACTCCATGGGGGGCAGTATGTAACGCCAGATCGGTCATGATAGGGGGAAGCCAAAAGAAAGGTTGTTGACAGAGATTGTAAGTGGTGATGGCAATAATGGATGAAGCAACTCAAATACGAAGACTAGGTGTAACACTTTAAAAGGTTTAAAGGTTTTTTGGGTTTGATGTGATAAATCCCTGTGTAATAACAGTTGTTTTGGAACTGTGTACTGAGAGACTACAGAGACCTGCAGTAACTGGAGCAGATGAATATATCCCCTTTCCTCTGAGAGGCttagagccaaaatggctgctAGGAGAGAGCCACAGCATGAGGCTATGTTACCTCACAGGCAGATCCCATTGAAACAGTGCTGCCTGGGCCTCCCCCTGCCATTTCCGTTCTTCTTTTATTcataggttttttttcttcccctttctttctctaatCTTTCTTGCCCTTTCCCTAACCTCCTCCCATTTCTCTGTTTCCTCTCAGgtaatctccctctcctcccttctcgtactccactctttcctctccccagTCTTTTGGCATTCTGTTTGTCATGCCCTTGCAGTGCTGAgcaatgacagtgtgtgtttgtaatctcATGGCATAAAcagacatgaaaacacacacacacacacacacacacacacacacacacacacacacacacacacacacacacacacacacacacacacacattattgcatTCATGTAGCCTATTGCTGTTCATTTGTACATATAGCGGAGGACCATAGAGGAGAGTGTTGCCATAGCGACAGAGCTCAGGAACCCATGTGGTTTAGCTCATGCTCCCTCCACCTCCCGCCTCCTCTGGTGGCCTCTCCCTTCACTACGTGCTCACATGTCATTGCTGCTTTTTATTGGTATTACTTTTGTGTTGGTTACAATTTCCAATGACAAAGTTTATCATAAAGTGACAGCAGCATCTGGGACATGTGCATGTCTGCCACCCTCGGCTCAGACACAGCAAACAGCTTACTCAGTTTCCTTCCTCACCTTCCATCTGATGTaccgttttctctctctctctctctctctctctctctctctctttctttctctctatctctctctctctctttctctctatctctctccctctctttctctctatctctctctctctttctctctatctctctctctctcatgttttctGCTTTCCTCCTTCTAATTGTTTACTCTCTTTTTAACCTTCTTTTGAAATCTTTGAACCTCTCCTTGCCATCTTCTGTGGTCCCATCCCAGGCTGTTTTTTCCTGTTCCAGTGGCAGTTTAAACTATGACGCTCTAACCCCAATATTAGGCCTCCCAACCAAATCACATCAGATCTTTTCAGATataaaagcaaaagaaaaacgAATATTTGTACTAGGACTGTTGAAAGGTTTACTATGTCTCCCTTGGTATAAAGTAAAGCTTCCTCCCATGGAAAGATAGTTGGTCAggacactcgctcacacactctcaaaatcTTACAATATTACGGTTGTGAAGCCGCGCTTAGATAGCAGAATAGAGATGGTCTGAATGTGGAGGCCGTCTGGTGAGTACAGTACCACAGGGTTCCACCCGCTCTTCACTTTAGTAAGAGGTCACAGTACAGACTACCACACACCGGCCACCTCAAGGCCCACTGTGTGCTGTGGCAGCTCTTGACTTAAGAAGGTCAGTTGACCTTGCGTGAAGTACCACTGTACAAAAATTGTCTTGAAGAGTTGCTTGGCTTACAGTCACTGTTGTATGGAGCGAAGGTGGTACA
The DNA window shown above is from Clupea harengus chromosome 11, Ch_v2.0.2, whole genome shotgun sequence and carries:
- the chrnb2 gene encoding neuronal acetylcholine receptor subunit beta-2, with protein sequence MALWMLLYLLTIVKNSLGADTEERLVEHLLNPAHYNKLIRPATNGSELVTVQFMLSLAQLISVHEREQIMTTNVWLTQEWQDYRLTWVPEEFDGMLKVRLPSKHIWLPDIVLYNNADGMYEVSFYSNAVVSHDGSVFWLPPAIYKSACKIEVKHFPFDQQNCTLTFRSWTYDRSEVDLVLRTDVASMDDFTPSGEWDIIALPGRRNENRHHPNYVDITYDFIIRRKPLFYTINLIIPCILITSLAILVFYLPSDCGEKMTLCISVLLALTVFLLLISKIVPPTSLDVPLVGKYLMFTMVLVTFSIVTSVCVLNVHHRSPTTHTMPPWVKLVFLNKLPTLLFMQQPHNSSERQKLRHRRHANERRQAAATAGGRGLGILAGLGLGIDGNGEGGGGGAVTMATGGSTTTTTGGGVGFGKENSSEACTCYVNHASVKQFGGEIGGGSGESPDGVNGLREGAGSREGGVGGGGGSAGGSGGGAAPLQTSVLTRAKPPPPPPPAALTQALLGQACPGLDEAVDGVRFIANHMRSEDDDRSVSEDWKYVAMVIDRLFLWIFIFVCVSGTVGMFLQPLYQNTTVKILTHTPG